The genomic interval CTTTGGCATAAGTAATTACTTCCAGAGCTTTATCTGCAGCCAGCTTGTAATGTGAGGCACCTTTGCTCAGCGGAAAACCAGCCATGGTCAGGTACACTTTTGCCAATAAAGATTTAACAGCAATTGTTGTAGCACGTCCACTTACATCTGTCATAGGCATACCAGCAGCTTCTGCCGCCAGCAAATCCTCAACGATCAGATTATATACTTCTTCCTGTGGAGCACGCGAAGGCATAAAATCTTCTGAGTCTGCTGTTTGAGGTAAAGTAATCAATGGAATATCACCCCAAAGTCGGACTGCATAGAAATAAGCCCATGCGCGAAGAAAACGTGCTTCACCCAACAATTTCGTTTTTTGTGCTTCTGTTGCAGGAGCTAAAAATGGAATTGTAGGGATTTTTTCTAAAGCAAGATTGGCGTTGGCAATAATTCGGTATAAACCATTGTACCAGTTATTTATATGAGCGGTGTTTCCGTCATAAGTCAGCGAGTAAAGGTTATTTAAATCCGAATTCTGACCGGTTTCTGTTGTTGCTGTTCCTGTAACTGCTTCCAGCATTTGCCAGTTTGCTGAGAAAATCCCTGCTCCTTCACCATAAAAGCGCAGACCTGTATAAGTTGCAGCAATAGCGGCTTCAGCATGATCAGGTATTGTATAAAAACTTTCCGGTGTTAAGTTAGAGGGATCTTCTTCTTCCAGAAAGTCTGAACAGCTCGTTGGACCAAGTAAAATGGCTCCGCAGAGAAAAACCCAGGCTACTTTTTTCAAATTATATAACTTCATAATCAATGTTTTTTAAGATAAATTAATGGGCTCACTTAAAATGCGATCTGTAAACCAGCCATGTAAGTAGTTGGTTTTGGATAGCCGTGCCAGATCATACCTTGTGAAAATACGTTGCTGTTCTGATCACCATTTGTAGGCGTAACCTCAGGATCTCCATGTGGATATTTAGTCAGCAGGAAGAAGTTCTGAGCAGAAACATAGATTCTTAATTTGCTTAGTTTTATTTTGCTTACCATCTCTGATGGGAAATTATAACCCAGCAATAGGTTTCTTCCACGTAAGAATGATCCGTCAAAAATCCAGTGAGAATCTACGTTGGTTACATACCCTGCTCTTGTTTCACGAATTTGAGCGACTGGTGTATTCTGGTTATCAGGTGTCCATGCATTCAGAACAGTAGTATAACTGTTAGCAATAGAAACGCGGTCTTCACTTGGGTGAAGCGTCATATCCATTACATCATTACCATACGAATACTGTACATCAAAGGTAAGATCGAAGCTTTTGAAACGAACTGTATTGGAGAATGTACCCCATGCTTTCGGGCTACCATTTCCGATAATGGTACGGTCAGCATCCGTAATTGCACCATCACCGTTGATATCCTTATACTTAATATCTCCCGGCAGCATCGTTAAATTGTTACGATAACTGGTGAATTTCGCAGCATCATCTCTTTCAGCTTCGCTCCATGTTCCTTCACGAATAAGTCCCCAGAATGATCCAACAGGCTGTCCGATACGGATGATACCCGTTTGGTTTGTAAAGTTAGGCCCACCCACACCGAAGATATCGGATGGTGTAGCAAGTGAAAGTACTTTGTTTTTGTTTAATGAAACATTGAAACTGCTATTCCATGTGAAGTCGCCTCTTTCAATGTTAGTTGTATTCAGAGTAAATTCGAAACCTTTATTCTGCATAGAACCGATGTTCTTTCTGATTACAGCATAACCGCTTGAACGTGGTACAGGAGCATCCAGAAGCATATCAGTTGTTTTTCTGTAATAATAATCTGCTTCTACGGAAATTCTGCCTTTCAGGAAACTAATTTCAAGGCCTGCATCAGTCTGTGCCGTTTTCTCCCATTTCAAGTCACGGTTAGGTAATCTGTTGATACCTGTTCCGCTCACTCTTGTATCGCCATATACAGTTGCATATGTAGAACTTAAAAGCGAAAGTGAAGAATAAGGAGGAATTTCAGAGTTACCCGTCAAACCATAACTTGTACGAACTTTCAGGTTCGAAATGATTGGGTTTCCTTTCAGGAATTCTTCATCCGATACTTTCCATGCCAGGGCAGCAGATGGGAAAAATGCGAATTTATGGTTTTCCCCAAATTTAGAAGATCCATCTGCACGTCCTGTCACTGTGAAGAGATATTTATCAAGTAACGTATAGTTAATCCGTCCAAAGTATGAATTAAATGCAGAGCTTTGTGCATTAGATGCTATTGGGTTGGAAGGTAAGTTAGCACCGGCACCTAAATTATCATAGCCAAAGAAATCCGTTGCAAAATTTTGAACACCTACACCTGTTGTAGCAATATCCGTTTTCTGCCATGAAATACCGGCAAGTGCGTTGAATGCATGAATACCAATTGTTTTGTTATAGGTCAGGTAATTTTCCCATGACCAGAAAGTTTCTTTTCTGTTCTCTTTTCTTGCAGTACCAAATTCTGATATGGCCAAAGTACGTGTCTGAGATTGGTTTACCTCCTGATTTATTACGTTTATACCCAATACAGAACGTAATTCCAAACCTTTTGCAAGTGTAATATTGCCATACAAACTTCCTAATGTAGTAGCCGTGTTTACAATATACTTGCGGCCGTTTAATCTGTGGATGGAACTGAAAGAACCTTCTGCCTGAGGATAATCCCTGTTATTGGCAAAAGTACCGTCAGGATATCTTACAGGAAGGAAAGGGAAATCTTCAACCATCTGACGGGGAACTGCATCATTGATATCAACCAGGTTTTCACTCTGATTGTTATAACTCAAAGTAGCTCCGATCTTCATCCATTTCTTTACCTGATCGTCAATGCTGAGACGTGTTGAATAACGCTTTAGATACGATTCTTTCAGTAAACCCTGATCGTCACGATAGCCAAGAGATAGCGCATAAGT from Dyadobacter sp. NIV53 carries:
- a CDS encoding TonB-dependent receptor → MRHTSTKQWIPRMRSIRNSLVLLPALSCSFVAIANTTTKIEYTAVINADRTIKGKITDKSNNEGLPGVNVVVKGTSVGTTTDGTGNYTISVPDNGGILVFSFVGYVSQEVAVGNKSVVDLAIESDTKALSEVVVIGYGTAKKSDLTGSVGSVKEEQLKERPAPSLNQALQGKVSGVQVNVNSGRPGGRSNVRIRGFSSINSSNNPLYVVDGVMLPQGTQNQYSSAIDYINPNDIVSVEVLKDASSTAIYGARGANGVILVTTKKGRSGEGVVTYNVDVSVPTIGPKRPHVLNAQQYLDVEDLAYKNIAKFDPLGWASGKYANLNPQTRRAAFSLAHPDVFTLAADGSYKPNYDTDWFKEATQNKVSQNHQLGFSGGNEKTTYALSLGYRDDQGLLKESYLKRYSTRLSIDDQVKKWMKIGATLSYNNQSENLVDINDAVPRQMVEDFPFLPVRYPDGTFANNRDYPQAEGSFSSIHRLNGRKYIVNTATTLGSLYGNITLAKGLELRSVLGINVINQEVNQSQTRTLAISEFGTARKENRKETFWSWENYLTYNKTIGIHAFNALAGISWQKTDIATTGVGVQNFATDFFGYDNLGAGANLPSNPIASNAQSSAFNSYFGRINYTLLDKYLFTVTGRADGSSKFGENHKFAFFPSAALAWKVSDEEFLKGNPIISNLKVRTSYGLTGNSEIPPYSSLSLLSSTYATVYGDTRVSGTGINRLPNRDLKWEKTAQTDAGLEISFLKGRISVEADYYYRKTTDMLLDAPVPRSSGYAVIRKNIGSMQNKGFEFTLNTTNIERGDFTWNSSFNVSLNKNKVLSLATPSDIFGVGGPNFTNQTGIIRIGQPVGSFWGLIREGTWSEAERDDAAKFTSYRNNLTMLPGDIKYKDINGDGAITDADRTIIGNGSPKAWGTFSNTVRFKSFDLTFDVQYSYGNDVMDMTLHPSEDRVSIANSYTTVLNAWTPDNQNTPVAQIRETRAGYVTNVDSHWIFDGSFLRGRNLLLGYNFPSEMVSKIKLSKLRIYVSAQNFFLLTKYPHGDPEVTPTNGDQNSNVFSQGMIWHGYPKPTTYMAGLQIAF